Proteins from a genomic interval of Gossypium hirsutum isolate 1008001.06 chromosome A09, Gossypium_hirsutum_v2.1, whole genome shotgun sequence:
- the LOC107888872 gene encoding uncharacterized GPI-anchored protein At3g06035 — MAFSKLSLFFSLLLLSFLSLNSLVSCDTDEEDNLLKGINDYRASLNLTILKKNDNAECLADELADQFKNQPCTNSTGANTVPGTEPQFANYPNLLAKCHLNVSNTRDGAVMPACVPNLVPNLVLTNFTQSQYNDNLNDTKYTGVGIGSDGDWIVVVLTTGTPEGSYSPATGAASVASKIGLIYHVLFLVMAAFYLL, encoded by the exons ATGGCATTTTCAAAGCTCTCCCTTTTCTTCTCATTGctcctcctttcctttctctcccTCAACTCCCTTGTCTCCTGCGACACTG ATGAGGAGGATAATCTTCTTAAAGGCATAAACGATTACCGGGCTTCATTGAACTTGACAATTCTGAAGAAAAATGACAATGCCGAGTGCCTTGCTGATGAACTAGCAGATCAATTTAAGAACCAACCTTGCACAAACTCCACCGGTGCCAACACCGTTCCAGGCACTGAACCGCAGTTTGCCAACTACCCAAACCTTCTGGCCAAATGCCATTTGAATGTCTCCAACACAAGGGATGGAGCAGTAATGCCTGCTTGTGTTCCTAACCTAGTTCCAAATCTTGTACTCACTAACTTTACACAGTCTCAGTATAATGATAACCTCAATGACACCAAGTATACAGGAGTTGGGATTGGTTCCGATGGAGACTGGATAGTAGTTGTTCTCACAACAGGCACACCTGAAGGAAGCTATTCGCCAGCTACTGGTGCAGCCAGTGTGGCTTCCAAGATTGGTCTAATTTATCACGTTTTATTCCTTGTGATGGCGGCTTTTTACTTGTTATAA